A window from Pontibacillus yanchengensis encodes these proteins:
- a CDS encoding sodium-dependent transporter: MSQRSQWGTRAGFILAAVGSAIGLGNIWRFPYVAYDNGGGAFFLPYLIALFTAGIPILIMEFIMGHKYGGSSPLTFSRLNKKSEYVGWLQVFISFGISTYYAVIIAWALAYSVYSFNLTWGENTGEFLMGSYLQAGEVGSIGGIVPSVFIPLVIVWAVVLAVLFKGVKKGIEAANKIFIPALVVLFLIIVLRAVTLEGAAQGLNAFFAPDWSQLGDPSVWTAAYTQIFFSLSICFAIMITYSSYLPKKSDLTNNAFITGLSNSGFELLAGIGVFSAIGFVAASTGNGIDDFAADGVGLAFAIFPQIINQMPFLNGLFGFMFFASLVLAGLSSLISISETYIAAFQEKFNISRTKAVAFGGGLSALISILYATKGGVHILTAVDRYVLTVGVGLSGLIEVIILAWVLRKVKDLQEHANGLSQIRLGSWWTICLTVITPILLGYMMIASLYSEFTAPYVDEYPLSLVGPWGMGALALVIVVAAIFTKLKWKAGVNHSVNSDEEVGS; the protein is encoded by the coding sequence ATGTCACAACGTTCGCAATGGGGTACGAGAGCTGGATTTATTCTAGCTGCAGTAGGATCGGCTATCGGTCTTGGGAACATATGGCGCTTCCCATATGTTGCTTACGACAACGGTGGGGGAGCATTCTTTCTACCTTACCTAATTGCATTATTTACAGCAGGTATCCCGATTCTAATCATGGAATTTATTATGGGACATAAGTATGGTGGTTCATCTCCACTAACATTCTCAAGACTGAATAAAAAGTCAGAGTATGTTGGGTGGCTTCAAGTCTTTATATCATTTGGTATTTCTACGTATTATGCAGTTATCATTGCTTGGGCACTTGCTTATTCGGTGTATTCCTTCAATTTAACGTGGGGAGAGAATACAGGTGAATTCTTAATGGGTAGTTACCTTCAAGCAGGTGAAGTAGGATCTATTGGTGGTATTGTTCCAAGTGTCTTTATACCACTTGTCATTGTATGGGCAGTCGTACTAGCAGTTTTATTTAAAGGTGTGAAAAAGGGAATTGAAGCAGCGAACAAAATCTTCATTCCTGCATTAGTGGTCTTATTCTTAATTATTGTTCTTAGAGCTGTTACATTAGAAGGTGCAGCGCAAGGGCTTAACGCATTCTTTGCACCTGATTGGTCCCAATTAGGCGATCCAAGCGTCTGGACAGCTGCTTATACGCAAATTTTCTTTAGTTTATCTATTTGTTTCGCTATTATGATTACGTATTCTAGTTATTTACCGAAGAAATCAGATCTTACAAATAACGCCTTCATTACTGGTTTAAGTAACTCAGGTTTTGAATTACTTGCTGGTATCGGGGTATTTAGTGCAATTGGATTTGTAGCAGCTTCAACAGGTAATGGGATTGATGATTTTGCGGCAGATGGTGTAGGTCTTGCCTTTGCAATCTTCCCGCAAATTATTAACCAGATGCCTTTCTTGAATGGTTTATTTGGATTCATGTTCTTTGCATCCTTAGTTCTTGCAGGACTTTCCTCACTTATATCCATCAGTGAGACTTATATTGCTGCGTTCCAAGAGAAATTTAATATTTCCAGAACCAAAGCCGTTGCGTTTGGTGGCGGTTTATCTGCTTTAATTTCTATCCTATATGCTACAAAAGGTGGCGTACACATCTTAACTGCTGTTGACCGTTATGTATTGACAGTAGGAGTAGGATTAAGTGGTTTAATTGAGGTTATCATCTTGGCTTGGGTATTGCGTAAAGTTAAAGACCTTCAGGAGCATGCAAACGGTCTATCTCAAATTCGTCTAGGATCATGGTGGACAATTTGCTTAACCGTTATTACACCAATTCTACTCGGTTATATGATGATTGCATCACTATACAGCGAATTCACGGCTCCGTATGTTGATGAATATCCACTTTCATTAGTAGGACCTTGGGGGATGGGAGCTTTAGCATTAGTTATTGTAGTCGCTGCCATCTTCACAAAACTGAAATGGAAAGCGGGAGTAAATCATTCTGTTAACTCAGACGAGGAGGTAGGTAGCTAA
- a CDS encoding M23 family metallopeptidase, whose amino-acid sequence MLKVIKIVALLCVLVPTSALANNEENPAEQRMTLFKSMEAITQIPWYYLAAIDQYERNVQKKPASNGAIAITIPQEQWSGVSNPSQKDALTLEEVALFNGMGTDGNGDGIADRTNDQDILYSIGSWIGKYGNTPHDIKIALWNYYQRDLSVQTIMNTAKVFDTYNSNQLNDHIFPVPLFHNYSYKNTWGDPRGFGGRRIHEGTDIFANYGVPVRATSYGVIEMKGWNKFGGWRIGVRDINNIYHYFAHLNGFEKGVKVGQVVKPGDVIGYVGASGYGPPGTSGKFPPHLHYGMYKDNGYSEWSFDPYPSLKKWERETRKQKNK is encoded by the coding sequence TTGCTTAAAGTCATAAAGATAGTAGCATTATTATGTGTGCTTGTTCCTACTTCTGCTTTAGCAAATAATGAAGAAAATCCTGCTGAGCAAAGAATGACCTTATTTAAAAGCATGGAAGCTATAACGCAAATACCATGGTACTATTTGGCGGCTATTGACCAATATGAACGAAATGTCCAAAAAAAACCCGCATCAAATGGAGCGATTGCGATAACAATCCCGCAAGAACAGTGGAGTGGAGTATCTAATCCTAGTCAGAAAGATGCATTGACTCTTGAGGAGGTCGCATTATTTAATGGGATGGGCACAGATGGAAATGGGGATGGCATCGCTGATCGTACAAATGATCAAGATATACTTTACTCCATAGGATCATGGATTGGAAAATATGGAAATACTCCTCATGATATTAAGATTGCACTTTGGAATTATTATCAACGTGATCTTTCCGTACAGACCATTATGAATACAGCTAAAGTATTTGATACCTACAATTCTAATCAATTAAATGATCATATATTTCCAGTACCATTATTTCATAATTATAGTTATAAAAATACATGGGGAGATCCTCGAGGCTTTGGGGGAAGAAGAATACATGAAGGAACTGATATCTTTGCGAATTACGGTGTCCCTGTTCGAGCAACATCTTATGGTGTGATTGAAATGAAAGGTTGGAACAAGTTTGGTGGATGGAGAATAGGCGTTAGAGATATCAACAATATTTACCACTATTTTGCCCATTTAAACGGTTTTGAAAAAGGAGTAAAAGTTGGTCAAGTTGTAAAACCAGGTGATGTCATTGGATATGTTGGCGCAAGTGGCTATGGTCCACCTGGTACATCCGGCAAGTTCCCTCCCCATCTCCATTATGGAATGTATAAAGATAACGGATACAGCGAGTGGTCATTTGATCCTTACCCGTCGTTAAAAAAATGGGAAAGAGAAACAAGAAAACAAAAAAATAAGTAA
- a CDS encoding methionine/alanine import family NSS transporter small subunit has translation MEASAIIMMIISMVLIWGGLAASIANAIKSSK, from the coding sequence ATGGAAGCAAGTGCGATTATTATGATGATTATTAGTATGGTATTGATTTGGGGAGGATTGGCTGCAAGCATAGCCAATGCGATAAAATCTTCTAAATAA